A segment of the Manis javanica isolate MJ-LG chromosome 17, MJ_LKY, whole genome shotgun sequence genome:
cataagtacagccatcttaaaggcttaaataccaccccctaacctagaaggaggaaaattattagaatcttgaaaaacaagttagtcagccagtgttaaatgtagtgacctttttagttagctgacctcaaatcagcttatcttgctagaaccaccctaaacattccgaaggtaatcttatctaaccagaccccatgatgtggccccagccaaagatttatgtgtctatgaaaaaacactgtattgtgattgtggaaaatgttgccccctttgaaaatgctataaaaccttctggctttgtgtgctcagggtccttgttgagacccactgcatcgggctaacttggaccccagctagctggttcctgaataaattcctcttgcttattgcatcaagagacgcctttcgtgagtgatttggggcagcatcctcctctgggagaatccaacaattAGGTCTCAGTTTCTTATGAGCCTGTGGCCCTGGAATGTAAACTTCACTAGTGCTTGTCAGTGTTTTCTCCTCCTATAGGTGGGACAGGATGATTCAAGGGAGCTAGAGTTGGTTATTTCCTTTCCCCCAGATATGTTATGCTCTGATAAAAACTCAATAGATTAGACTCTGGTAAAATAATTTGTCCTGAAAGCAGGATTTAAGAACTGTTAAGAACAGAATGCTCTggtatatttcaaaatggttccttttcccctccccctgccagaaGAACAAGgggatttttcttcattattcacAGTGAGGGCTTGGCAGCACTCCTagaggtaaaattcacaaaagTTCACCCCACCGTGCTCCATGACTGAATTCCCCTGGAGTTCTAACTCTCAGAATTGTCCATCCTGAGCCTCCAACAATTTATCAAATTACAATTTAGGATTTCCTTCCCTGGCACAGAAACACGGATTTCTGCTCATGGtcttgtaggaccccaacctccctgagaaataagttagcctaagagcggccatcttgaagcccaaaaagccattctgatatatgactcagagggaacaactgaaaccaggtaactcctctggaaaaacaagttaatcaatcatgactgctggcagcgctaacctttcggttagttaagcataaaagctgaccctaccttgctacacccccaggacatggcactaacccagaaatcataggtttgaaaaattactgcctttgtagtattgttatcttgctatgtagtattgttatcttgttactacaacataatctgtaaccatggtaattctctagggctgaatgcctcagaaaatcctatataaccacttagttgtaagtactcagggtcctcgttgagacccgctgcgacgggctgacttggaccccaactagttggcttctgaataaattcctcttgcttgttacatcaagaaacgtctttggtgagtgatttggggcggcgccttcctcaggggaatccaacatttgggggctcgtccgggatcgggcgtccaccccgcttcactcccgaagtcgctcttggaggaagaggtaagattagtggcgccttgagttgtatgtgttctgttttctgtttcagtgagaccggtcagagttctgaagggtacccgctgtctggcagccgtctcaatcccgtaaaggggctgtgactgcggttgGTAGAcatactagagcaccgcaggctgcaaccctgggggacgccccagggaggttgggaggccagggacgcctggtagcctcccgtctgtttttccggaaaactgaacctgatgagatagggttgatttttgggcgccgagaatatcaaccctctgattcctttcggtttctgttcgaggctctgaaaagaaccaaaagcggccgctgtgtgtctaatctgtgtgtgtctttgttttttgtgtcctttacgtgtctaattattgttatactgacaatgggacagacagtgacgactccccttagcctgacgctagatcattggacggaagttagagcgagggcacataacttgtcagtagaagtgaaaaagggaccatggcagactttctgtacctccgaatggcccacctacaatgttgggtggccctcggaggggacttttgatctccccaccttattagcagtaaaagctgttgtctttcaggattcgtctcaaggacacccggatcagcaaccctacattgtagtctggcaagagttggtggagaacccaccaccctgggtaaagccctgggtgcaaaagaaaatgggccctcgagttttagctgcccagactcaacctcagaaaaaggaaaaggaaactaccaaagtctaccctgatactcaggattcgcttataattgatgatccccctccccctccttaccctcctgcccccacggcacccccggtgcccccacccccagcaccctcagcaccctcagcacccccagcacccccagctccggcaccctcagtccctgatgctgaggcagtagggcaggctccgggacctgcccagggcacccggcgccgccgaggggtcatcttggacccaccgggtatctttcctctccggtcttatggagttcccatccttggagaagaaggggaaccacctttccaacccctgcaatattggcccttctcctctgctgatttgtataattggaaagctaaccacccgcccttttcagaggagccacagaaactaactggtttagtagagtctctgatgttttcccaccagcccacctgggatgactgtcagcagcttttgcaggtgctctttaccatggaagagagagagaggattctcctggaggcacggaggaatgtgcctggaaccgacggacggccttcgcaactccctcatgacatagagagggggttcccgttgactagacccaactgggactttaattctccagaaggtagggagcgactaaccatctatcgtcaggctctggtggcaggtctccgtggggccgcaagatgccccaccaatttggctaaggtaagagaggtcagccagggagccactgaagcacctgcagtattcttagagcacctgatagaagccttcaggcggtataccccctttgatcccacttctgaggggcatagtgcttcagtggcccttgccttTATCGGGCAATCCGCACCCGACattaagaaaaagcttcagagattggagggcttacaggatttgtcgctgagagatttagtgaaagaagcagagaaagtttatcataagagagagactgaagaagagaaggagttaaggaaagagaaggagagggaaagtaaagaagaaaagagagataggaagtatgagagaaatttaacaaaaatcttggccgcagtagtagaaagtaagggacggccgccctctagtggtagaactagtaaggcagggtccctgggcaaccgacctcctttggataaagatcagtgtgcatactgcaaggaaaaggggcattgggtgaaagattgccctaagaaaccaccacggggacctccgaagaaagtgttgtccctgctagaagatgaggacTAGGAAAGACGGGGCtcagagcccctccccgagcctagggtaactctaaaggtggaggggcaacccgttgagtttctggtagataccggtgctcaacattcagtactgacccaagctagaggccccctttctagtaaaaattCTTGGGTATttggggccacgggtcagaaacaatatgcatggactacccaaagaacagtagacttaggagtgggacaagtaaaccactcattccttgttataccggaatgccctacacccttgttgggaagagacatcttgaccaaagtcggggcccgaatatcctttcagactgaagatacccaagtgactgatagaaaaaagagacccttgggcctaagcattctgtccataaagttagaagacgagtaccacctttttaaggaaccagaaccctcccgagttaatcagaggtggctcaaccagtttccaggggcctgggcagagacggcaggtatgggactcgCTGTAAACCaacccccggtggtcatagaattaaaagcctcagcctcaccagtaactgtgagataatatccaatgagtaaagaagccagagatgggattaggccccatatccagaggctcatagaacaagggatattagtaaaatgtaaatccccatggaacactcccttgctgcctgtaaagaaagcgggaacaggagattatcgaccagtgcaagatttaagagaagttaataagagaacacaggacattcatcccactgtgccgaatccttacaacctgctaagctctctggccccagaaaatacttggtatacagtcttagatttaaaagatgccttcttttgtttgcgcctgcaccagagtagccaaccgctgtttgcttttgagtggaaagacccctccacaggaactactggacaattgacctggactcgcttgccacaaggattcaagaactcacctaccctcttcgacgaggctttacaccaggacttggccttttaccgagcctccaacccgcaggtaaccttgttacaatatgttgatgacttactgatagccgctcctacacaggaagtctgccaagcggctactgaagctcttttgactgaacttactaggctggggtatagagcatctgccaaaaaggcacagatctgccaaccacaagtgacttatttagggtattccctgagagaagggaagaggtggcttactgaagcccggaagcagactgtgacgcagatcccggtccctactactccgcgccaagtccgcaaatttctgggaacagcagggttctgcagattgtggatacccggatatgccaccttagccgcccccctgtaccccctaaccaaaggggcagccccatttgtttggggacctgaacagcaacaggcctttgatgaaatcaagaaagccctcctgtcggcacccgctctggccctgccagacgtaactaagccattcgtcctttttgtggatgagcggagtggagtggctcggggagtgttgacccagcaatggggaccttggaagagacctgtcgcctatttgtcaaaaaaattagacccagtaagtagtggatggcctgcctgtttgagagtagtggcggctgtggccctcctagttaaagattctgacaaactgacactgggacagaaacttactgtagttgctccacatgcgttggagagtgtaattcggcaaccacccgagagatggatgtcgaatgccagaatgactcactaccaaaccttactcctgaatcgtgatcgagtagagtttgccccccctgccatcctaaacccggccactctgctccccgatttggagaaagaagtgcttcacacctgccaggaaatcctggctgaagagacaggaacccgccaggacttgcaagatcagcccttagggggaacgggactcctgacttggtatacagacgggagcagttacatcatggatggtaagagaatggccggagctgcagtagtagatgatgaccgagttgtatgggccagtggactcccaacgggcacctctgcacagcgagcagaactcatcgccctgactcaggccctaaagatggcagaaggtaagagacttaacgtctacactgacagcagatacgcctttgccactgctcatatacacagggctatttatagacagagagggctgttaacttctgccgggaaagatgttaaaaacaaacaagaaattttagatttgctggaagccatccataggcctaaagaagtagcaataatgcattgccctggacaccagaaagatgactctccaatagctcgaggaaatcggagagcagaccaagccgcaaagcaagcggctcagggaatgaacattttgccccttcaagtgtgtccggaagccactcacatcgagagcttccagtacacacctgaagatctcatttgtataaacaaattagggttcaaaaattcctcaccccaagagatatacaagtctgaaaaagggaaagttgtcctgccccggaaagaggcagaagaatacttaaggcaattacatcaactgacacatttgggagcaaaaaacctaaagactttagttcgagactccccttatcatgttattagattaggaaaattagctgacgagattgtaaaaaattgtgttccctgtcaattagtaaacgtgagcaaaaatcaagcaatatccaggaaaagacttcgaggagatcgcccaggaacttattgggaagttgacttcactgaaattaagcctgctaagtatagatataagtaccttctagtttttctagacacattttcaggatggacagaggcgttccccaccaaaactgaaacagctcagacggtgtctaaaaaaatccttgaagaaatatttcccaggtttgggattccaaaggtaatcggctccgacaacggccctgcttttgttgcccaggtaagtcagggattggccaagatcctggggacggattggaaattgcattgtgcatacaggccccagagctcaggacaggtagaaaggatgaacagaactctaaaagagaccttgactaaattgtccatagagactggcttatgtgattggttagtcctccttccctttgccctgtttagagtcaggaacactcccagccgctttggactaacgccttttgaaataatgtttggggccccggccccgcttcagtcagcacatcttcatacattccctgagtgtgtaactaataagtttttgcttgaaaggttacgagccttggaggctgtgcagaaagacgtgtgggcctccatcaaggaagcctatcagccagaagacctctcggtgcctcaccagttccaggtgggagatccagtctacgtgagaaggcaccggacaggaaacctcgagccacggtggaagggacctttcatcgtcctcctgactactcccacagctgtaaaagtggacggcgtctcctcctggatacacgcttcacatctaaagaaggcacccccaccggacccggactggcgagtaactcggactgataacccccttaagcttcgcttgtgtaaaaagaattatgctgttagtaattctgatgctcctgctacttccaacccaccagaaccctaacccccatgaacccaggttactgacatggcaaatcattaccccagcttcccaccaagtagtagtccagttaacagaacagcatcctagggggacttggtggcctaccctcactgtagacatatgtactctcttcaaacaagaccctcggcacggaggtagaataggaaggccaggatgtggatctcgggcttctatgaaaaaactccaagatacctgcttctatgtgtgcccagccccctcaaccgatcgtgctaaggcctcacagtgtggtgggcaggcagactttttctgcaaaaattggggctgtgaacaaacagggacatgtcattggataggcagaaatgccgggagctcccctccaaatcttataagagttaaaagaaacagtactcaggCCCATTGTATGACCAGCTCTACCTGTAAtcttattgatatttcctttactgaagcCGGAAAGGGGGCAAATTGGGAAAGAGGGCTCATGTGGGGATTAAGACTCTATCAGGAAggatatgataatggagttgtattcactcttagactcaaagtagaaaccctcccagctattccagtaggaccaaacgctgtcttaccagatcagcctcgcctcccaaccccagccccgaaaagaaccctaactatttcagctgtccccgtctttgctcctagcccactgacctccttttctagcaatggacagcgcctcctcaaccttgttgagggagctttcagagtcctaaatgccaccgaccctaaaactacagagtcctgttggttatgtttttcttctagaccaccttattatgaagggctgggattgtcagctgattttaagaatacaaccagccacgaaatttgtagttggggcagtcataaaaagctaacactaaccgaagtgtctggaataggaaagtgtctaggtacggttcccgccatgcataaaaatttatgtaatgagaccatccccatgatccccacaagagaaaacaggtatttagtcccaccacctgaaggatggtgggcctgtaatactggactaactccatgtgtttccacctctgtcttcaatttctcccacgaattctgtataatggtccagttagtacccagattaatgtatcatgatgacttctcattcgtggcagaattagaacctagactaaggtataagagagagccagtctcactcactctagctgtattactaggagtaggagtcgcagccggagtaggaccaggggcggctgcaattatacaagaaaaccaacattatgaaggactaagaatagctatcgatgaagatttgagaactatagaacagtctatttctaaacttgaagtgtccctaacctccctctctgaagtagtgctgcaaaatagacgagggttagatttactatttctaaaagaaggtggattgtgtgcagctctaaaagaagagtgttgcttctatgcagaccatactggagtagtaagagactcaatgtctaaactgagagaaagattagatcagcgaaagcgagaacgagaagctaaccagagcctgtttgaatcctggttctctagatccccatggcttacaactctaatatccaccttggcaggacccctgcttatttttatattgctcctcaccttaggtccctgcattttaaatcgagtaataacctttattagagaaagagtaagtgctgtgcaggtgctaatgctgagacaacagtatcataccctcacacatcaagaagacaccaacattccatgattagaatgttcagaaaaagaagtggggaatgtagggccccaacctccctgagaaataagttagcctaagagtggccatcttgaagcccaaaaagccattctgatatatgactcagagggaacaactgaaaccaggtaactcctctggaaaaacaagttaatcaatcatgactgctggcagcgctaacctttcagttagttaagcataaaagctgaccctaccttgctacacccccaggacgtggcactaacccagaaatcgtaggtttgaaaaattactgcctttgtagtattgttatcttgctatgtagtattgttatcttgttactacaacataatctgtaaccatggtaattctctagggctgaatgcctcagaaaatcctatataaccacttagttgtaagtactcagggtcctcgttgagacccgctgcaacgggctgacttggaccccaactagttggcttctgaataaattcctcttgcttgttgcatcaagaaacgtctttggtgagtgatttggggcggcgccttcctcaggggaatccaacagtcTCTGTTCCAGTAAGTTTGATTCCCTGTATATGCCTGTCCATCTCTCCAATTTTGGGGACAGTGGTTTACCCTGTGATCTCACCGCTCTGATGGATCTAAGAAGAGTTTctgattttttcatttgttcagctttttatttcttaggaCAGAGTGATGACTTCTAAGCTGCTAATGCCATACTGGAAACCAAAAGTATAAAAAGcaccattttaaatgtaaataccaTGCATTAAACACTTCTCTTACCTAatagattttttcttttcaacaaattcaaAGACCACTATAGATTTCAAGGTGACCTAGTTGAATTTGCCTTATTTACATCTTATTTCCTCTACTTGTTTCCTCAGTTGTAATCTATTTAATTACCCTTCTCAACACTGACTTTAGAACTGGAGGCTTAATTTGAATACTGAGAAAACAGGTTTCACCAAGGACTTAGAAGATTTAGATAGCAGCCATTGAAATTCAATATATCTTCCCTTTCTTAATTCCCATAAAATATCTTAATGTTCCACTGATTGCCAACTCAACTGCTTTAACCAGCACCTAGGACTTACTTGGCAGATAGCAAGTTTTACAAGGTATTATCTGTTAATTACATGATAATATTATGTTCATGATGGTAATATAAATGAAACAGTAAAAAGCAGTTGTGAATTATTAAATGTCAAGGACTATGAAAATACTTTGGAATGACACTGAAGCATGATAAAACTTTAGAAAGACACCCTTTAATTTTGGAAATATGCAGGCAATGTATTTGATGAACAACCTATATTTTTGTTAAGTTCCACTGCTGGAaccaaatgtattttctcataatGGTTCACCAGTTTGTAGATTCTGCTAAAATGCAGCTGGAGGAAGAATTTCTTGTCACATATTTCCCACTGTCTAGGGTTTCAtactagaaaaaattaaaagtttgtcTTCTCTTAAAGTTTTTAAGTTTCATAGTAGGACTTTCTTACTTCTCCATTTTTCTACTTTGCTGCTCACAGATTCCCTCCTGTTACCATACATCCTTTGGCTCCTGGGAAGGGGAATTCTTCAGCAAAGAATCCTTCTATTCTCCCTCCTTAAGTCCTTTTTCCCTTCTGACTAAAACAAGATCTAGATAAGACAAGCCCTCTCAGGGAGCCATGGCAAAGATAGAGAAACAATGGATAAAGAGGCCAATGTCTGTCCCTTTCAGTTAGATATGAAGTCCTCAGCCTATATTGGCAGAGATGCTGGCAAGAAAAATA
Coding sequences within it:
- the LOC140847025 gene encoding uncharacterized protein, with protein sequence MGQTVTTPLSLTLDHWTEVRARAHNLSVEVKKGPWQTFCTSEWPTYNVGWPSEGTFDLPTLLAVKAVVFQDSSQGHPDQQPYIVVWQELVENPPPWVKPWVQKKMGPRVLAAQTQPQKKEKETTKVYPDTQDSLIIDDPPPPPYPPAPTAPPVPPPPAPSAPSAPPAPPAPAPSVPDAEAVGQAPGPAQGTRRRRGVILDPPGIFPLRSYGVPILGEEGEPPFQPLQYWPFSSADLYNWKANHPPFSEEPQKLTGLVESLMFSHQPTWDDCQQLLQVLFTMEERERILLEARRNVPGTDGRPSQLPHDIERGFPLTRPNWDFNSPEGRERLTIYRQALVAGLRGAARCPTNLAKVREVSQGATEAPAVFLEHLIEAFRRYTPFDPTSEGHSASVALAFIGQSAPDIKKKLQRLEGLQDLSLRDLVKEAEKVYHKRETEEEKELRKEKERESKEEKRDRKYERNLTKILAAVVESKGRPPSSGRTSKAGSLGNRPPLDKDQCAYCKEKGHWVKDCPKKPPRGPPKKVLSLLEDED